In Flavobacteriales bacterium, one genomic interval encodes:
- a CDS encoding anthranilate synthase component I family protein, with product MRRTIALNVDPVIDFSALRQYQRFMFRNVGDERRWVLGIDELSAIESPDLAKNKAIQEWVFGFLSYEMKNSLEGLHSRSKDELGYPTSYWFVPRFVFEMNDKGCVLHVHGSDESAGRELANVLFRNDSEVQGGRVRKWISRTPRTNYIDAVNALLKYIRRGDIYEVNYCTSRHAEVDADWDPFNAFIHLFSRTNAEHAGFLRIGERFALCASPERFLAFKGDQVMAQPMKGTRARSGSAVEDERIAIELAKDPKERAENIMALDVMRNDLSRIAKRRSVIVDELCAVRPHGKVFQMTSTVRAELKEGITPYDAVLASFPMASMTGAPKYRSMQLIDELEDQCRGLFSGTMGFFAPDGTADLNVVIRTLFFNAAQHMVTLVTGGALTANCDPEKEWDECELKARSVLDALQ from the coding sequence ATGCGTCGCACAATTGCCTTGAATGTCGACCCGGTGATCGACTTTTCCGCTCTACGTCAGTATCAACGGTTCATGTTCCGAAATGTAGGCGATGAGCGGCGCTGGGTCCTAGGTATTGATGAACTGAGCGCTATTGAAAGCCCGGATCTTGCTAAAAATAAGGCCATTCAGGAATGGGTATTCGGGTTCCTGAGCTACGAAATGAAGAATTCGTTGGAAGGCCTTCACTCCCGATCGAAGGATGAACTGGGTTACCCAACGAGCTATTGGTTCGTGCCCCGTTTCGTGTTCGAGATGAATGATAAGGGATGTGTGTTGCATGTGCACGGATCGGATGAAAGTGCAGGTAGGGAGCTTGCCAACGTGCTGTTCCGGAATGACTCCGAAGTTCAGGGTGGGCGGGTCAGGAAGTGGATCTCACGTACCCCGCGAACGAATTATATCGACGCCGTGAATGCATTATTGAAGTACATCCGCCGCGGAGATATCTACGAAGTGAATTACTGTACCTCGCGGCACGCGGAAGTTGATGCTGATTGGGATCCGTTCAATGCATTCATACACTTGTTCTCAAGAACGAATGCAGAACATGCTGGATTCTTGCGAATAGGCGAGCGGTTTGCTTTATGTGCAAGTCCAGAGCGATTCTTAGCATTCAAGGGAGACCAAGTAATGGCACAACCGATGAAGGGCACACGGGCAAGGAGCGGTAGCGCTGTTGAAGATGAACGGATCGCGATCGAGTTGGCCAAGGACCCAAAGGAACGTGCAGAGAACATAATGGCGCTGGATGTAATGCGCAATGACCTTTCGCGTATTGCAAAGCGCCGGTCAGTGATCGTGGACGAACTTTGTGCGGTGCGTCCGCATGGGAAAGTATTTCAAATGACAAGCACCGTTAGGGCTGAATTGAAGGAAGGAATTACGCCTTATGATGCGGTTCTAGCTTCATTCCCAATGGCAAGCATGACTGGTGCACCGAAGTACCGTTCAATGCAATTGATCGATGAACTGGAGGATCAGTGTCGTGGACTTTTCAGTGGAACAATGGGGTTTTTCGCGCCGGATGGAACCGCAGACCTTAATGTCGTTATCCGCACCTTATTCTTCAATGCGGCTCAACACATGGTGACCCTAGTAACAGGAGGAGCGCTTACAGCAAATTGTGATCCTGAAAAGGAATGGGATGAGTGTGAGCTGAAAGCGCGTTCCGTCCTTGATGCTTTGCAATGA
- the tilS gene encoding tRNA lysidine(34) synthetase TilS, producing the protein MIASVERSIASQELALPGQPMWVAVSGGVDSMVLLDALRKLGHVCHVAHVDHGLRGAESAADLHFVEAHCKAKHIPFSSTRVDLSELISQGRSVQMAARELRYEWFNSLVDLGPSVLATAHHADDAVETLLMDMMQGIGPSRWGSIPPRNGPFVRPLLQISRKEILEYAEKYHIAFREDRSNTDPKYLRNRVRHEVLPLLEEVRPGTRIVMQRNVQLLREMTVVLGSRLNEAMMSLIPDSHGALRVPFELLRTSHMPGLILHRLLRDKGYHPDRIADILSAIETGNTGAHFMDGGYTVVVDRDELIMEKVQPTPPEFRIGSMDDLNGSLPISVSIVDAKDMDLDQGNSVAWLDAVNVPFPWTLRPWKPGDRMNPIGLGGSKLVSDLLIDQKTPRNVKERTYVLVARERIVWLCGHRIAEGSQGSDFSDKVLRITWKGI; encoded by the coding sequence ATGATCGCTAGCGTAGAACGATCTATCGCTTCGCAGGAATTGGCGTTGCCCGGCCAGCCCATGTGGGTAGCCGTAAGCGGAGGGGTGGATAGCATGGTGTTGTTGGATGCACTCCGGAAGCTTGGCCACGTTTGTCATGTAGCGCATGTGGATCATGGTCTACGTGGTGCGGAAAGTGCTGCGGATCTTCACTTCGTCGAAGCGCATTGTAAGGCAAAGCATATCCCATTCAGTTCAACTCGTGTGGATCTTTCAGAGCTCATAAGCCAAGGACGGTCCGTGCAGATGGCCGCTCGGGAACTGCGTTATGAGTGGTTCAATTCACTTGTGGATCTAGGGCCATCGGTTCTGGCAACCGCACATCATGCGGATGACGCTGTGGAAACACTGCTAATGGATATGATGCAAGGCATTGGCCCATCCAGGTGGGGCTCCATTCCTCCGCGCAACGGTCCATTCGTACGGCCACTATTGCAGATCTCACGCAAGGAGATCCTGGAATACGCGGAGAAATACCATATTGCCTTTCGTGAGGACCGCTCAAATACCGACCCGAAATACTTGCGCAATCGTGTTCGACATGAGGTGTTGCCTTTGTTGGAGGAGGTAAGACCAGGAACCAGAATTGTTATGCAACGCAATGTTCAGCTTTTGCGAGAAATGACCGTTGTTCTTGGATCACGGTTGAATGAAGCGATGATGTCGTTGATCCCGGATAGCCATGGAGCATTGCGCGTACCATTCGAACTGCTCCGGACTTCGCATATGCCAGGCTTGATCCTTCATCGTCTTCTACGGGACAAAGGGTATCATCCAGATCGCATCGCGGATATCCTTTCGGCCATCGAAACGGGTAATACGGGTGCGCATTTCATGGATGGTGGCTATACCGTTGTAGTTGATCGGGATGAGTTGATCATGGAAAAGGTTCAGCCAACACCACCGGAATTCAGGATCGGTTCCATGGATGATCTGAATGGATCGTTGCCGATCTCTGTTTCAATTGTGGATGCGAAGGATATGGACTTAGACCAGGGAAATAGCGTCGCATGGCTGGATGCCGTCAACGTACCATTTCCATGGACCCTTCGCCCATGGAAACCTGGCGATCGTATGAACCCCATAGGCCTTGGTGGTTCCAAGTTGGTGAGCGATCTATTGATCGATCAGAAGACCCCTAGAAATGTTAAAGAACGGACCTATGTTCTTGTTGCGCGAGAGCGGATCGTATGGTTATGTGGGCATCGTATTGCGGAAGGATCACAAGGATCGGACTTTTCGGATAAAGTGCTCCGAATAACGTGGAAAGGAATTTGA
- a CDS encoding sugar transporter: protein MMYLLFLLTLLQSTPSDPAKWMFSAEPSADGIVNVQLQATLEEGWHLYSISLPSDQGPIATSFTFKQTNDWVASGELIEPEPVEEYDINFAMDVRHHSGSPVFVLPIKRATNDAFNVEGELEYMVCNDKTCLPPKVVPFSIVVPASSAK from the coding sequence ATGATGTACTTACTATTTCTTCTCACGCTTCTTCAATCTACACCTAGTGACCCAGCAAAGTGGATGTTCTCAGCCGAACCGAGTGCTGATGGTATCGTGAACGTGCAGTTGCAGGCCACATTGGAGGAAGGTTGGCATCTTTATTCGATCTCACTACCCAGTGATCAAGGACCGATCGCCACATCCTTCACATTCAAACAAACAAATGATTGGGTGGCTTCCGGTGAATTGATCGAACCTGAACCAGTGGAAGAATATGATATCAATTTCGCTATGGATGTTCGACATCATTCCGGTAGCCCTGTTTTCGTTCTACCAATAAAACGCGCAACGAATGATGCCTTTAATGTTGAAGGCGAATTGGAATATATGGTCTGTAACGACAAAACATGTTTACCACCGAAAGTGGTTCCTTTTAGCATTGTTGTCCCTGCCAGTTCAGCGAAGTAG
- a CDS encoding thioredoxin family protein: MVKQFLYAVLTSLLLVGCAVDAPKAKDARSIKLDPVQDKVAWSVSATSTTGNEWEVNFHADIDEGWSVYSVENFGEMGPLPSRFEFDSLAHQNAKGEVIEVSEHTIQGHDPVFDMEVKKFKHNVDFKRKVDLLVNEVPLQGQFEYMTCNDVTCLPPQVVYWQYSTDSASFNLSSVPYDLTGYNVVSCADGIYKLPGLDLEAPVIPGERTDHKNSSLWTLFFLGFIGGLVALLTPCVFPMIPLTVSFFTKGSEDRKKGMTNAITYGGFILLIYLLFSLPFHLLGSVNEEIFNEVSTNPWLNVFFFVIFIIFAISFFGYFEIQLPSSWVNKMDANASKSGGMIGIFFMALTLALVSFSCTGPILGSLLAGALTADGGAWQLTAGMGGFGLALALPFALFALFPQWLNSLPRSGSWLNTVKVVLGFIELALAIKFLSNADLVMNWGLLKREVFIALWVIIGIGLAAYLFGFIKFPHDGPAKPTKMRMALGALVTAFVLYLVPGLTNSSMRNLKLLSGFPPPLFYSLYHQDSECPLALECYHDLEEGQAVARRSGKPMLVDNTGWACVNCRKMEETVWSEPEILEVIRDEYVLVSLYVDDKRELAKEDQHIYINCRGQKKLILTEGNKWATLQSESFGQVSQPLYVLLSPDGKLLTDPVGYTPDKADYGVFLDRGLQGMTKLGLRAER; this comes from the coding sequence ATGGTCAAGCAATTTTTGTACGCGGTTCTCACCTCCTTGTTATTGGTCGGTTGCGCCGTGGATGCACCTAAGGCTAAAGATGCCAGGTCGATCAAACTGGATCCAGTTCAGGATAAAGTGGCGTGGTCCGTTAGTGCAACATCAACCACCGGGAATGAATGGGAAGTGAATTTCCATGCGGATATCGATGAAGGATGGTCGGTCTATTCCGTAGAGAATTTCGGAGAGATGGGGCCGTTGCCGAGCCGCTTTGAATTCGATTCGCTCGCACACCAGAACGCCAAAGGGGAAGTGATCGAGGTGAGCGAACACACCATCCAAGGACACGATCCCGTGTTCGATATGGAAGTGAAAAAATTCAAGCACAACGTTGATTTCAAGCGCAAGGTCGATCTCTTGGTGAACGAAGTGCCGCTTCAGGGGCAGTTCGAATACATGACCTGTAACGATGTTACGTGTCTGCCTCCTCAAGTCGTATACTGGCAATACAGTACGGATAGTGCATCTTTTAACCTAAGCTCCGTGCCCTACGACCTTACAGGGTATAATGTTGTTTCCTGCGCGGATGGTATCTACAAATTACCGGGTCTGGACCTGGAAGCACCAGTGATACCAGGCGAGCGTACGGACCATAAGAACAGCAGTCTTTGGACCCTCTTCTTCCTTGGGTTCATTGGTGGATTGGTTGCACTACTTACACCTTGCGTTTTCCCGATGATCCCGTTAACGGTGAGCTTCTTTACCAAGGGAAGTGAGGATCGTAAGAAAGGAATGACCAACGCGATCACTTACGGAGGCTTCATTCTGTTGATCTACCTGCTCTTCAGCTTACCCTTCCATTTGCTGGGTAGCGTCAACGAGGAGATATTCAACGAGGTGAGTACCAATCCGTGGCTGAACGTTTTCTTTTTCGTGATCTTCATCATTTTCGCCATCTCGTTCTTCGGATATTTCGAGATACAATTGCCGAGTAGTTGGGTGAACAAGATGGATGCCAATGCGAGCAAGTCCGGAGGTATGATCGGGATCTTCTTCATGGCACTCACACTCGCACTGGTTTCATTCAGCTGTACGGGTCCAATACTGGGTTCTTTGCTGGCCGGTGCGCTCACAGCAGATGGTGGTGCATGGCAACTGACCGCAGGAATGGGTGGCTTCGGTCTGGCGTTGGCATTACCCTTTGCGCTTTTTGCGTTGTTTCCGCAATGGCTCAACTCCTTGCCACGTTCCGGTAGTTGGTTGAACACTGTAAAGGTTGTATTGGGTTTCATCGAACTGGCATTGGCTATCAAATTCCTAAGCAATGCCGATCTCGTAATGAATTGGGGATTGCTTAAACGCGAAGTGTTCATTGCCCTGTGGGTCATTATCGGTATCGGACTCGCGGCATACCTTTTCGGCTTTATCAAATTTCCGCACGACGGACCGGCAAAACCAACAAAAATGCGCATGGCGCTTGGTGCACTTGTAACTGCGTTCGTGTTGTATTTGGTCCCTGGCCTTACGAACAGTTCCATGCGTAACCTGAAACTACTCAGCGGTTTCCCGCCACCGCTCTTCTATAGTTTGTATCATCAGGATAGTGAATGCCCGTTGGCATTGGAATGTTATCACGATCTTGAAGAAGGACAGGCCGTTGCACGAAGAAGCGGCAAACCAATGCTGGTGGATAATACCGGTTGGGCCTGCGTGAATTGCCGCAAGATGGAAGAGACTGTCTGGAGCGAACCCGAGATCCTGGAAGTGATCCGCGACGAATATGTGCTTGTCTCCTTGTACGTCGATGATAAACGCGAGTTGGCGAAAGAGGACCAACACATTTACATCAACTGCCGAGGACAAAAAAAATTGATCCTGACCGAAGGCAACAAGTGGGCAACCTTGCAAAGTGAGTCCTTTGGTCAGGTAAGCCAGCCGCTTTATGTTCTTCTGAGCCCGGATGGTAAGCTGCTGACGGACCCCGTGGGCTATACGCCGGACAAGGCGGATTACGGTGTATTCCTGGATCGCGGTCTGCAAGGCATGACTAAACTGGGGTTGCGCGCTGAGCGGTAG
- the lpcA gene encoding D-sedoheptulose 7-phosphate isomerase yields the protein MTQDRIRSHFAEAADVLKRFSEDPANIAAIEQAAAFMSYCLKQGAKVISCGNGGSMCDAMHFAEELTGRFRGGREPIAALSISDPSHLTCVANDYGWEHVFSRFVKAHGREGDVLLAISTSGNSPNILCAAEVARAKNMHVIGLTGKDGGKLAELCTVEVRVPHDGFADRIQEVHIKVIHALIDHIERDMALPKRSEIY from the coding sequence ATGACACAAGACCGCATCCGATCCCATTTTGCCGAAGCTGCCGATGTACTGAAGCGGTTCTCGGAAGACCCGGCGAACATTGCCGCTATCGAACAAGCTGCAGCGTTCATGTCCTATTGCCTGAAACAAGGTGCCAAGGTGATCAGTTGTGGCAACGGTGGGAGCATGTGCGACGCTATGCACTTTGCGGAAGAGCTCACTGGACGTTTTCGCGGAGGTCGCGAACCAATTGCAGCACTCAGCATCAGCGACCCGAGCCATCTTACCTGTGTAGCGAACGATTATGGTTGGGAGCATGTTTTCTCGCGCTTCGTAAAAGCACATGGTCGCGAAGGTGATGTCCTGCTCGCTATCAGTACCAGTGGTAATAGTCCAAATATTCTTTGCGCAGCAGAAGTGGCGCGTGCTAAGAACATGCATGTGATCGGACTTACAGGCAAGGACGGAGGGAAACTGGCTGAGCTGTGTACGGTCGAAGTGCGCGTGCCGCATGATGGCTTTGCAGATCGCATTCAAGAAGTACACATCAAAGTGATCCATGCGCTCATTGATCACATAGAGCGTGATATGGCGTTGCCGAAACGATCGGAGATCTATTGA
- a CDS encoding YifB family Mg chelatase-like AAA ATPase, translating into MLVKVFGSAVFGINATIVTAEVNVENGAFFFLVGLPDSAVKESQQRMDAALRNNGLYFPRGKGVTINLAPADIRKEGTAYDLPLAVGLLAATDQVPAEMLESYLVMGELSLDGGIRPIKGALPIAIEAKAKGFKGVILPFENAREAAIVNDLTVYGVSHLTEVVDLLNGRSDLQPTVVDIAAEFANSSRNYPVDIADVKGQENIKRAFEIAAAGGHNIILIGPPGSGKTMLAKRLPTILPPLTIDEALETTKIHSVAGKLNKNDSLLSVRPYRSPHHTISDVALVGGGSYPQPGEISLAHNGVLFLDELPEFKRQVLEVLRQPLEDRTVTISRAKFSVEYPTSFMLVAAMNPCPCGYYNHPDKACVCGPGVVQKYLNKVSGPLLDRIDIHIEVTPVPFSELSAERATEKSVTMRERVIVARNVQQDRYANTQIHCNAQMGSKELRDICRIDEVGKNLLEKAMDRLGLSARAYDRILKVARTIADLGGSDDIRTEHLAEAIQYRSLDREGWAG; encoded by the coding sequence ATGCTCGTTAAAGTTTTCGGATCAGCGGTATTCGGCATCAATGCCACAATTGTTACGGCTGAAGTGAATGTGGAGAATGGTGCTTTCTTTTTTTTGGTGGGCCTGCCGGACAGTGCCGTTAAGGAGAGCCAGCAGCGCATGGACGCAGCGCTCCGTAACAACGGTTTATATTTCCCGAGAGGCAAAGGAGTAACCATCAACCTTGCGCCCGCAGATATCCGTAAAGAAGGAACGGCGTATGACCTACCACTTGCTGTTGGGTTATTGGCCGCTACCGATCAAGTGCCTGCGGAAATGTTGGAATCGTATTTGGTGATGGGTGAATTGTCCTTGGATGGTGGCATAAGGCCGATCAAAGGTGCATTGCCAATTGCGATCGAGGCGAAGGCCAAAGGATTCAAAGGCGTTATACTGCCATTCGAGAATGCGAGGGAAGCTGCCATCGTTAATGATCTTACGGTCTATGGTGTTTCGCACCTCACGGAGGTGGTGGACCTATTGAATGGCCGTAGTGACCTGCAACCGACCGTGGTGGATATTGCTGCTGAGTTTGCCAATAGCAGTCGTAATTACCCGGTGGATATTGCTGATGTGAAAGGGCAGGAGAATATTAAGCGAGCGTTTGAGATCGCTGCTGCAGGTGGGCATAACATCATCCTGATAGGCCCGCCGGGTTCCGGAAAGACCATGCTCGCAAAGCGCTTGCCAACGATCCTTCCGCCGCTTACCATCGATGAAGCATTGGAGACCACAAAGATCCACAGTGTGGCAGGTAAACTGAATAAGAACGACAGCTTACTGAGCGTACGCCCCTATCGTTCGCCGCACCATACGATCAGCGACGTCGCATTGGTCGGTGGCGGTTCATATCCGCAACCCGGTGAAATAAGCCTTGCGCACAACGGTGTATTGTTCCTGGATGAATTGCCTGAATTCAAACGGCAGGTCCTAGAGGTTCTTCGGCAGCCATTGGAAGATCGCACGGTCACGATCAGTAGGGCAAAGTTCTCCGTGGAATACCCGACCAGCTTTATGCTCGTGGCGGCCATGAACCCATGTCCATGCGGGTATTACAATCACCCGGATAAAGCCTGTGTATGTGGTCCCGGTGTGGTGCAGAAGTATTTGAACAAGGTTAGTGGTCCATTATTGGATCGCATTGATATCCACATTGAAGTAACCCCCGTTCCTTTCAGTGAACTGAGTGCAGAACGTGCCACGGAGAAAAGTGTGACTATGCGTGAACGCGTGATCGTAGCAAGAAACGTGCAACAGGATCGATACGCCAATACCCAGATACACTGCAACGCACAAATGGGTAGTAAAGAGCTTAGGGATATCTGTCGGATCGATGAAGTCGGGAAGAATCTGCTGGAGAAAGCCATGGACCGGCTTGGTCTAAGCGCAAGAGCGTATGATCGGATCCTGAAAGTTGCACGTACGATCGCTGATCTGGGTGGTAGCGACGATATCCGAACAGAGCATTTGGCGGAAGCGATCCAATACCGGAGCTTGGATAGGGAAGGGTGGGCCGGGTAG
- a CDS encoding energy transducer TonB: MAIRTTGNDMYYTLRSIASSLVILIASSILSLTLNAQDAEPQYLSNVLTTTEKKKAAYFRNADGKQGDHFVGKTYSIEGVLKVEGVYADKALSIEDGLFTYYHPNGKVESRGTYEMGLKSGLWERFDANGNELAEKIYDTKVLENIVYTMVQTMPKYKGGNEKVFKHYVKSSVANSVRTKVKGEITASFIVEKDGELSDIKVVGNDDKVIRAKVIEAVQASSPWDVGVEKGRAVRVQLDVPVKF; the protein is encoded by the coding sequence TTGGCCATACGTACTACGGGCAACGACATGTATTACACGCTACGAAGTATCGCCTCCTCCTTGGTCATTTTGATCGCCTCATCGATCCTGTCATTGACCCTGAATGCTCAAGACGCAGAACCGCAGTATTTGAGCAACGTTCTCACCACTACGGAAAAGAAAAAGGCCGCCTATTTCCGGAATGCTGATGGAAAGCAAGGAGATCATTTTGTTGGCAAGACATATTCCATAGAAGGTGTATTGAAAGTGGAAGGAGTCTATGCCGATAAGGCGTTATCGATAGAAGATGGGCTATTTACTTACTACCACCCGAATGGAAAGGTGGAAAGCCGCGGTACGTATGAAATGGGATTGAAATCGGGCCTATGGGAACGTTTCGATGCGAATGGAAACGAACTAGCGGAGAAGATCTACGACACGAAGGTTCTGGAGAATATTGTCTACACAATGGTCCAGACCATGCCAAAGTACAAAGGAGGTAATGAAAAGGTGTTCAAGCACTACGTCAAAAGTTCTGTGGCCAACTCGGTCCGCACGAAAGTGAAGGGTGAGATCACTGCCAGCTTCATTGTTGAGAAGGACGGTGAATTGAGTGATATCAAAGTGGTCGGAAACGACGACAAGGTCATTCGAGCGAAAGTTATTGAAGCAGTTCAAGCCAGTTCTCCTTGGGATGTAGGAGTGGAAAAAGGGCGTGCAGTGCGTGTTCAATTGGACGTGCCAGTGAAATTCTGA
- a CDS encoding GNAT family N-acetyltransferase, with amino-acid sequence MSFLPHCPVDRPALRLSIHDSIHLIHREDWEKVANDARPYLCYDHLMALEDVMVGSMGFRYALFYCEQYQPIGIAYFQLAELVDNGSDHRDAVRRLGAGLGARIVKDLKVRSLVCGNIFHCGEHGAHFINGIPHDEQLKALETAMRQLRSDERSGPKPSVMIFKEVGAGQINNAEVLENKGYHPLAMDVNMVMNVDPGWKDLNGYTNALNSKARTRINSIMGRSSALEIKDLTSEAIQQAIPDLQKLFNEVLDRAPFIFGRLNVAVYAPWKTLLGDKLMFHGFYLNDELVGFSAAFIHHDTLDAQFVGINYDLDQEHFIYQRMLIDLLEYALENDLRTIKFGRTAEQAKSNIGALPQPLVWYVKHRNRLANKVIGPFIRGVVPNKFELREPFKKVTA; translated from the coding sequence ATGTCATTTTTACCACATTGTCCAGTGGATAGGCCTGCTCTGAGACTGAGCATACATGATTCGATCCACTTGATCCATCGAGAGGATTGGGAGAAAGTGGCCAACGATGCAAGGCCGTATCTGTGTTATGATCACCTAATGGCATTGGAAGATGTGATGGTCGGATCGATGGGTTTCCGATACGCTTTGTTCTATTGCGAGCAATATCAGCCGATCGGGATAGCCTATTTTCAATTGGCTGAGCTTGTGGATAACGGAAGCGATCATCGCGATGCCGTGCGCAGGTTGGGCGCTGGATTAGGTGCAAGGATCGTTAAGGATCTGAAGGTGCGGAGTCTTGTCTGCGGGAATATCTTTCATTGCGGGGAACACGGCGCTCACTTCATCAACGGGATCCCGCATGATGAGCAATTGAAAGCACTGGAAACAGCAATGCGCCAGTTGCGATCCGACGAGCGATCAGGGCCGAAACCTTCCGTCATGATCTTCAAGGAAGTCGGAGCCGGACAGATCAATAATGCGGAGGTCCTTGAAAATAAAGGGTATCACCCCTTGGCCATGGACGTGAACATGGTAATGAACGTGGATCCAGGTTGGAAGGATCTCAACGGATACACAAATGCTCTTAATTCAAAGGCGCGAACGCGCATTAATTCGATCATGGGCCGGTCATCTGCATTGGAGATCAAAGACCTCACAAGTGAAGCGATCCAGCAGGCGATACCTGATCTTCAAAAGTTGTTCAACGAAGTGCTTGACCGGGCACCATTCATTTTCGGAAGGCTGAACGTTGCGGTATATGCGCCATGGAAAACGCTGTTAGGGGATAAGTTGATGTTCCATGGTTTCTATTTGAATGATGAGCTGGTCGGATTCAGTGCAGCGTTCATTCATCACGATACGCTTGATGCACAGTTCGTAGGCATCAATTATGATCTGGATCAAGAACATTTCATCTATCAGCGCATGTTGATCGATCTGCTGGAATACGCGCTGGAGAACGATCTTCGAACCATCAAATTCGGGCGGACCGCGGAACAAGCAAAAAGCAACATCGGCGCCTTACCACAGCCGTTGGTGTGGTACGTAAAACACCGTAACCGGTTAGCGAACAAGGTCATTGGGCCATTCATCCGTGGAGTGGTCCCGAACAAATTCGAACTACGTGAACCCTTCAAGAAGGTGACGGCGTAA
- a CDS encoding metal-dependent hydrolase, with product MDSLTQIVLGAAVGELVLGKKLGNKAILWGAIAGTIPDLDVLNRSLFDDLRANELHRGITHSILFSAVMAPVLGWWVKNNRRSLLAVFILLIAWVFLQGLATTSAYVMLMAGTSLIVALIVWKGNRTDEASIVDWTKLFWWSLITHPLLDCHTTWGTQLFWPLPVKVAYNNIFVVDPLYTVPFLICVALAMFFKRTDPRRRLINNFGLILSSVYMVLTIAFKFIGYRNIRDSIERQGLSYSGISTRPTPFNSILWTTNINSGDNYFLGYHSLLDTKPEVDLVTIPKNHGLLCKWSGHDKIERLIRLSDDNYVIKLENDTLVFCDLRFGQMGAPSVDKPFVYSYKLIPDGNDLRVELKPPPAVDGQLFKAVMGELWQRIKGE from the coding sequence ATGGATTCACTAACGCAGATCGTGTTGGGAGCCGCGGTAGGGGAACTTGTGCTCGGAAAAAAACTTGGGAACAAAGCCATATTGTGGGGTGCCATCGCTGGTACAATACCGGATCTTGATGTTCTGAACCGCTCGCTGTTCGATGACCTTAGAGCCAATGAATTGCATCGCGGTATAACGCATTCCATCCTCTTCTCTGCGGTGATGGCACCAGTGCTTGGTTGGTGGGTGAAGAATAACAGACGATCACTTCTGGCGGTTTTTATTCTGCTCATCGCATGGGTCTTCCTCCAAGGGTTGGCGACGACCAGTGCCTACGTCATGCTCATGGCCGGTACGTCATTGATCGTCGCACTGATCGTGTGGAAAGGCAATAGGACTGACGAGGCATCAATAGTGGATTGGACGAAATTGTTCTGGTGGAGCCTCATAACACACCCATTACTTGACTGCCATACTACGTGGGGCACGCAATTGTTCTGGCCGCTTCCGGTTAAGGTCGCATACAATAACATCTTTGTTGTGGATCCGCTCTACACGGTGCCGTTCTTGATCTGTGTTGCGCTAGCCATGTTCTTCAAGCGCACGGATCCACGACGGCGGCTGATCAACAACTTCGGGCTGATCTTGAGCTCGGTCTACATGGTCCTGACGATCGCATTCAAATTCATTGGCTATAGGAACATTCGCGATTCCATTGAACGTCAAGGCCTGTCGTATTCGGGCATATCCACAAGACCCACGCCATTCAATTCGATCCTTTGGACAACCAATATCAACAGTGGCGATAATTACTTTCTTGGATACCATTCCTTGCTCGATACGAAACCTGAGGTTGATCTAGTTACGATCCCAAAGAACCATGGCCTACTTTGCAAGTGGTCCGGTCATGATAAAATTGAACGACTGATCCGACTATCCGATGATAACTACGTCATCAAACTTGAGAATGACACGCTGGTATTCTGTGATCTACGGTTCGGTCAAATGGGAGCACCTTCCGTCGATAAACCTTTTGTATACTCTTATAAGCTGATACCCGATGGCAATGACCTACGCGTTGAATTGAAGCCACCACCTGCGGTTGATGGTCAACTATTCAAGGCAGTGATGGGTGAGCTTTGGCAAAGGATAAAGGGGGAATGA